TCGAGACACCGAGGGGCACGCCGAATCGCTCGCGGGCGATGCCGATGTCGCACGCACGGCCGCGGCCCTCGCCGAGCGCGGGCACCGCATCTCGCTCGACGGATTCGACGACCTCGTCGCGCATCTGGCGACCGTGCACCCTTCGAAGTACGTGAAGCTCGTGGCCGGCCTCGAGTTCATCGCCCTCGAGGGAGTGCACGAGCTCACCGACCAGAACGCGGCGCTGCGTCTCGTCGCCTTCATCGACCGCGTCTACGACGCCGAGGTGCCGATCATCGCGAGCGGACTGCCGCTCGACGAGGTCTTCGGCGGCGACATGATGTCGGGCGGCTACCGCAAGAAGTACCTCCGGGCGATGTCGCGCATGATCGCGCTCACCACCGGCGAATTGCCGCCGCACGACTGAATCCGGCTCGTGTTCCCGTTCGCGGGCGATTCACATCGCTTGAGCGGCGCTCGGAAACGTGCTGTTTACCTGCGGGACCCGCACGTAACAGACGCGAAACAGTAGGCGGTCCCGCTCGAAACGTCCTCTCGTGAAACTTGGCGACACAGGTTCCCCCGCCTGTATTCCTGAGAGAGGTTCGAGATGGATCAAGGCAACACCGCGTTCCTGTTGATCATGGCGGCCCTGGTGCTGCTCATGACCCCCGGACTCGCATTCTTCTACGGCGGACTCGTCAAGGCGAAGAGCGTCATCAGCATGATGATGATGAGCTTCGGTGCGATCGGCCTCATCGGCGTCCTCTGGGTGCTGTACGGCTACGCCATCGCATTCCCGGGTGCTGAGGGTCTCGTCGCCCCCTGGTCCATCGACTGGTCGGCCATCGGCCTGACGAGCCTGCTCGAGACGCCCGAGGGCGCCGCCTACCCGCCGCTCGCGTTCGTGGCCTTCCAGGCGACGTTCGCGATCATCACCGTCGCGCTCATCTCCGGCGCCATCGCCGACCGCGCGAAGTTCGGCGCCTGGATGATCTTCGCCGCGATCTGGGCGACGATCGTCTACTTCCCGGTCGCGAGCTGGGTGTTCAACTTCGGCCTCGCCGACGACGGCTCGTTCGCCTACGGCGGCTGGACGACGTTCGGCATGCAGGAGGCCTTCGGCGTCGGCGTCATCGACTTCGCCGGCGGCACCGCAGTGCACATCAACGCGGGCGCAGCCGCCCTCGCCCTGGCACTCGTGCTCGGCAAGCGGGTCGGCTTCTCGAAGGGCGCCCACGTTCCTCACAACCCGCCGTTCGTGCTGCTCGGTGCGGGCCTCCTCTGGTTCGGCTGGTTCGGCTTCAACGCGGGCTCCGAGCTCGC
The DNA window shown above is from Agromyces cerinus and carries:
- a CDS encoding ammonium transporter codes for the protein MDQGNTAFLLIMAALVLLMTPGLAFFYGGLVKAKSVISMMMMSFGAIGLIGVLWVLYGYAIAFPGAEGLVAPWSIDWSAIGLTSLLETPEGAAYPPLAFVAFQATFAIITVALISGAIADRAKFGAWMIFAAIWATIVYFPVASWVFNFGLADDGSFAYGGWTTFGMQEAFGVGVIDFAGGTAVHINAGAAALALALVLGKRVGFSKGAHVPHNPPFVLLGAGLLWFGWFGFNAGSELAADGTAALAWVNTLAAPAAALLAWLLVEKIKDGKPTSVGAASGAVAGLVAITPACASLTPGWAIVLGLIAGAVCALAIDLKFKFGFDDSLDVVGIHLVGGLIGTLYLGFFANNTGLIYSGDPTQLMVQAIAAFTVLAYSFVLAFIIGTIIQKTMGFRVTNEDEIAGVDTVVHGEDAYKLESV